In the Streptomyces sp. NBC_00525 genome, one interval contains:
- the mtnA gene encoding S-methyl-5-thioribose-1-phosphate isomerase, which translates to MADQDEQSPVGREPAALSVLRWDEPPEGPVLVLLDQRRLPVEETELVCADVPALVEAIRTLAVRGAPLLGIAGAYGVALAAARGDDVAEAAGLLEQARPTAVNLGYGVRRAAAAYRAVLDKGAGRERAGAAALAEARALHREDAEASGRMARYGLALLDELVPGGGHRLLTHCNTGALVSGGEGTAFAVALGAHREGRLERLWVDETRPLLQGARLTAYEASRNGMPYSLLTDNAAGSLFAAGEVDAVLIGADRIAADGSVANKVGSYPLAVLAKYHHVPFIVVAPTTTVDLLTADGASITVEQRSGREVTELTAVPRGLGAEEAGGVPLAPVGTRSYNPAFDITPPELVTAIVTEEGVISPVTGAGLAELCARSSQVTIS; encoded by the coding sequence ATGGCTGATCAGGACGAGCAATCACCGGTGGGACGCGAGCCCGCCGCGCTATCCGTACTGCGCTGGGACGAACCTCCGGAAGGCCCCGTACTGGTGCTCCTCGACCAGCGGCGGCTGCCGGTCGAGGAGACGGAGCTGGTGTGCGCGGACGTGCCGGCCCTGGTGGAGGCGATCCGGACGCTCGCGGTGCGCGGGGCGCCGCTGCTGGGGATCGCCGGCGCCTACGGGGTGGCCCTGGCCGCGGCACGGGGTGACGACGTGGCGGAGGCGGCGGGGCTGCTGGAGCAGGCGCGGCCCACCGCGGTGAACCTCGGGTACGGCGTGCGGCGGGCCGCCGCGGCGTACCGGGCGGTGCTCGACAAGGGCGCGGGCCGGGAGCGGGCGGGCGCGGCCGCACTGGCGGAGGCCAGGGCGCTGCACCGGGAGGACGCCGAGGCCAGCGGGCGGATGGCGCGGTACGGGCTGGCCCTGCTGGACGAGCTGGTTCCGGGCGGGGGCCACCGGCTGCTGACCCACTGCAACACCGGGGCGCTGGTCTCGGGCGGTGAGGGCACCGCCTTCGCCGTGGCGCTCGGCGCGCACCGGGAGGGCCGGCTGGAGCGCCTGTGGGTCGACGAGACCCGTCCGCTGCTCCAGGGGGCCCGGCTGACCGCGTACGAGGCGTCCCGCAACGGCATGCCGTACAGCCTGCTGACCGACAACGCGGCGGGTTCACTGTTCGCGGCCGGTGAGGTCGACGCCGTGCTGATCGGGGCGGACCGCATCGCCGCGGACGGCTCGGTGGCCAACAAGGTGGGGAGCTATCCGCTGGCGGTGCTCGCCAAGTACCACCACGTACCGTTCATCGTCGTGGCGCCGACGACGACCGTGGACCTGCTCACCGCGGACGGGGCGTCGATCACGGTGGAGCAGCGTTCCGGGCGGGAGGTGACCGAGCTCACAGCGGTGCCGCGCGGGCTCGGGGCCGAGGAGGCGGGCGGGGTGCCGCTGGCCCCTGTGGGGACCCGCTCGTACAACCCCGCCTTCGATATCACGCCGCCGGAGCTGGTCACGGCGATCGTCACGGAAGAAGGCGTAATCTCGCCGGTCACGGGGGCCGGGCTGGCAGAGCTGTGTGCCAGATCATCGCAGGTAACGATTAGCTAA
- a CDS encoding DUF4129 domain-containing protein, which yields MSGAGGTTALLLIRASGGAPVDTERLPAREAAERELSKGVYHENDPNPLQRALDHLWTWFSDIASAAAVAAPGGPVGLAVLLLIVVALAAALWWRLGSPQPRSRPGGDALFAHGPRSTAEHRAAAEAHAAAGRWNQAVQERMRAIVRALEERTLLEPRPGRTADEAAAEAGRALPPYAVRLRAAARVFDDVTYGGRSADRAAYRNLLELDLAVESARPQLTGVSEGAGS from the coding sequence GTGTCGGGGGCGGGCGGTACGACGGCACTACTGCTGATACGGGCGAGCGGCGGCGCCCCGGTCGACACCGAGCGCCTCCCCGCCAGGGAGGCCGCCGAGCGCGAACTCTCCAAGGGCGTGTACCACGAGAACGACCCGAACCCGCTCCAGCGCGCGCTGGACCATCTGTGGACCTGGTTCAGCGACATCGCCTCGGCGGCCGCCGTCGCCGCGCCGGGCGGCCCGGTCGGACTGGCCGTGCTGCTGCTGATCGTCGTCGCCCTGGCCGCCGCGCTCTGGTGGCGGCTGGGCTCCCCGCAGCCCCGCTCCCGGCCGGGCGGCGACGCGCTCTTCGCCCACGGCCCCCGCAGCACCGCCGAACACCGTGCCGCCGCCGAGGCCCATGCGGCGGCCGGCCGCTGGAACCAGGCCGTCCAGGAACGGATGCGCGCGATCGTCCGCGCCCTGGAGGAACGCACCCTGCTGGAACCCCGCCCCGGCCGGACCGCCGACGAAGCCGCAGCCGAGGCGGGCCGCGCCCTTCCCCCGTACGCCGTACGCCTGCGCGCGGCGGCCCGGGTCTTCGACGACGTCACATACGGGGGCCGCTCCGCCGACCGGGCGGCGTACCGGAACCTGCTCGAACTCGACCTCGCCGTCGAATCCGCCCGGCCGCAACTGACCGGCGTCTCCGAGGGAGCCGGCTCATGA
- the mtrA gene encoding two-component system response regulator MtrA, with translation MMSFMKGRVLVVDDDTALAEMLGIVLRGEGFEPSFVADGDKALAAFREAKPDLVLLDLMLPGRDGIEVCRLIRAESGVPIVMLTAKSDTVDVVVGLESGADDYIVKPFKPKELVARIRARLRRSEEPAPEQLTIGDLVIDVAGHSVKRDGQSIALTPLEFDLLVALARKPWQVFTREVLLEQVWGYRHAADTRLVNVHVQRLRSKVEKDPERPEIVVTVRGVGYKAGPS, from the coding sequence ATGATGTCGTTTATGAAGGGACGCGTCCTTGTCGTCGACGACGACACCGCACTGGCCGAGATGCTCGGGATTGTGCTGCGTGGTGAGGGTTTCGAGCCGTCGTTCGTAGCGGACGGCGACAAGGCACTTGCCGCATTTCGAGAGGCGAAGCCGGACCTGGTCCTGCTCGACCTCATGCTGCCCGGACGGGACGGCATCGAGGTCTGCAGGCTGATCAGGGCCGAGTCGGGTGTGCCGATCGTCATGCTCACTGCCAAGAGCGACACGGTTGACGTCGTCGTGGGCCTGGAGTCCGGGGCCGACGACTACATCGTCAAGCCGTTCAAACCGAAGGAGTTGGTGGCCCGGATCAGGGCACGCCTGCGCAGGTCCGAAGAGCCGGCCCCGGAACAGCTGACCATCGGGGACCTGGTCATAGACGTCGCCGGGCACTCGGTGAAGCGGGACGGGCAGTCCATCGCCCTGACCCCGCTGGAGTTCGACCTGCTGGTCGCGCTCGCCCGCAAGCCGTGGCAGGTCTTCACCCGTGAGGTCCTCCTCGAGCAGGTGTGGGGCTACCGGCACGCGGCGGACACCCGTCTGGTCAATGTGCATGTCCAGCGGCTCCGCTCCAAGGTCGAGAAGGACCCGGAGCGCCCGGAGATCGTGGTGACCGTCCGTGGCGTCGGTTACAAGGCCGGACCGAGCTGA
- a CDS encoding DUF7544 domain-containing protein, translating to MNDNPGWASPGHAPSDGQDQEPGVPRPSEPADDSAPSGTWAATQPPAGQWSPPGPTGTGPTAPPSQGWGSPSQGPRWSGPSQGPTRGSGWGAPPPAAKPGVIPLRPLGIGEILDGAVTTMRTHWRTVLGVTLAVSVVAQTGILLIQRYLLPEPPSFDADATGAEATRQLTESFRYTLIDGAPQLLITMLATIFVTAVLTVVISRSVLGRPVTLADAWAEARPRLLPLLGLTLLMAVLAAAIMTVGILPGFLLGDTAGAGLAFLGLLAAVVVFVWLMVRFSLAAPALMLERQSITASMKRSAKLVRNAWWRTCGILALTWVLTFFVAMVVGIPFGAVAVALEGGDLGSFLTEGTTDFGWSFLIVTAIGDVLVTTVTYPLSAGVMALLYVDQRIRREALDLDLARAAGLPGFDDRS from the coding sequence ATGAACGACAATCCGGGCTGGGCCTCGCCCGGACACGCCCCCTCCGACGGCCAGGACCAGGAACCGGGCGTCCCCCGGCCCTCCGAACCGGCCGACGACAGCGCCCCCTCGGGAACCTGGGCCGCCACCCAGCCGCCCGCCGGACAGTGGTCCCCGCCCGGCCCCACCGGAACCGGCCCCACCGCACCCCCTTCCCAGGGCTGGGGCTCCCCCTCGCAGGGGCCCCGCTGGAGCGGCCCGTCGCAGGGGCCCACGCGCGGGTCCGGCTGGGGCGCGCCGCCGCCCGCCGCCAAGCCCGGTGTCATCCCCCTCCGTCCGCTCGGCATCGGCGAGATCCTGGACGGCGCCGTCACCACCATGCGCACCCACTGGCGCACGGTCCTCGGTGTCACCCTCGCGGTCTCCGTGGTCGCCCAGACCGGCATCCTGCTCATCCAGCGCTATCTGCTGCCCGAGCCGCCGTCGTTCGACGCCGACGCCACCGGCGCCGAGGCCACGCGCCAGCTCACGGAGTCGTTCCGCTACACCCTCATCGACGGCGCCCCGCAGCTGCTCATCACGATGCTGGCGACGATCTTCGTCACCGCGGTCCTGACCGTCGTGATCAGCCGCTCGGTACTGGGCCGTCCCGTCACCCTGGCCGACGCCTGGGCCGAGGCCCGGCCCAGGCTGCTGCCCCTGCTGGGCCTGACGCTCCTGATGGCCGTGCTGGCCGCGGCGATCATGACCGTCGGCATCCTCCCCGGCTTCCTGCTCGGCGACACCGCGGGCGCCGGCCTCGCCTTCCTCGGGCTGCTCGCGGCGGTGGTCGTCTTCGTCTGGCTGATGGTCCGCTTCAGCCTCGCCGCCCCCGCGCTCATGCTGGAGCGGCAGTCGATCACCGCGTCGATGAAGCGCTCCGCCAAGCTGGTCCGCAACGCCTGGTGGCGGACCTGCGGCATCCTCGCCCTGACCTGGGTGCTGACATTCTTCGTGGCGATGGTGGTCGGCATCCCCTTCGGGGCGGTGGCGGTGGCCCTGGAAGGCGGCGACCTCGGCTCCTTCCTCACCGAGGGGACCACCGATTTCGGCTGGTCGTTCCTGATCGTCACCGCCATCGGCGACGTGCTCGTCACCACGGTCACGTATCCGCTCTCGGCCGGCGTCATGGCCCTGCTCTACGTGGACCAGCGCATCCGCCGCGAGGCGCTCGACCTCGACCTGGCCAGGGCAGCGGGCCTGCCCGGCTTCGACGACAGGAGCTGA